GCAACTGAGAATATCCCTTCTGATGAAGATTTAAAACGCTTCCAATGTGATGGCGAAGATAAAATACTCACGATTGAACGCGTCAGAACAGCAGATGGTGAACCAGTAGTTTATTGTATAGATAAATTACCAGCTAGCTTCCTGCCTACTGACTTTGTTGACAAAAAAGAAGTTTCACTTTTCTCGGCACTTGAGCAATCGGGTAAAATTCATGTTGCCTATGCTGTAACGTATATTGATCCGGTTGGGTATCATGAACAAGCATCACCGATTTTAAATTGTGGTCGTGAAACAGCTCTTTTAGTATTGAAACAGCTCCATTACGATGACAATGATCAAGTAGTGCTGTATTCAAAAAATTATTTCCGAGCTGATAAATTCAGCTTCCATGTAGTACGTAAACGGGTGTAGAACATTTCTAAATTATTTTCCTGCTAATTACAATACCTTGGGGGGTTAACAAAATGAAAAAACGTAAATTTGGTTTAGTATTATCATCAGTTTTAGCTGCAAGTGCAATTTTAGGTGCATGTGGTACGAAAGACGAAGAAAAACCTGCAAAAGACAATGCTTCATCAGGTGATAACAACACAGAAGAAACTTTCTCAGTAGCAATGGTTACTGATGTAGGTGGCGTTGACGATAAATCATTCAACCAATCAGCATGGGAAGGTGTTCAAGCTTATGGTAAAGAACACAACCTTAAAAAAGGTGAGGGTGGTTTCGACTACTTACAATCATCATCTGACGCTGACTACGAAACGAACTTAAACAATTTACTACGTCGTAACTTTGACCTAGTATTTGGTATTGGTTTCATGATGGCTGATGCTGTTGAAGCGGTAGCTGCTGACAACCCAGACAAACACTTCGCATTAATCGATGCTGAAGTAAAAGCTGACAACGTTGTTTCTATTCTTTTCAAAGAACAAGAAGGTGCATTTTTAGCAGGTGTAGCGGCTGCTAAAATGTCTAAAACAGGTAAAATCGGCTTCGTAGGTGGCGTAGATATCCCAGTTATCAATCGTTTTGAAGCTGGTTTCGTTGAAGGTGCTAAAGCTGTTAACCCAGATATCGAAATTCAACGCAACTATACAGGTGCATTTGATAAAGCGGACCTTGGTAAAATTGCTGCTAACAGCATGTACTCTTCAGGCGTAGATATTATTTTCCACGCTGCTGGTGCAACTGGTAACGGTGTATTCTCTGAAGCAAAAGAGCGTAAAGCAAAAGACCCTAAGGCAAACGTATGGGTAATCGGTGTAGATGCTGACCAATATGATGAAGGTAAAGTAGATGATAAAACAAACGTGACTTTAACTTCTATGTTAAAAGGTGTTAACGCTGCAGTAGTAGATTTCTCAAACAAAGCGAAAAATGGTGAATTCCCAGGCGGTACAACAGTTGTTTACGGTCTTGCTGAAGACGGTGTAAAACTGGCTGATTCTCGCGGTGCAATCCCAGCAGACGTACAAGCTGTTATTGACGAATATAAAGAAAAAATTGCTAGCGGTGAAATCGTAGTTCCAGAAAAAGTGGAAAAATAATTCATCTCTTAATCATCATAAGGGCTTTACAACTGCCCTTATGATGATTTTTCAATCTATCGTTATATTTCGACTATTTGTAATACTCTGTTTGGATATATTATATTTTTCTATATTTTTTTATATAAAAATAGAATTATTATATTAGATTATCGTAAGTTTAAGATATGATGGTAACAAGTTAATAGAAGAAAGGTTTCTAACGATGACCTTTCCTGTATTAATTTATTTTTCATTTAGAAAATGCCTTATCTTTAGGTGAGGGTTTTACTGTATTGCAATAGAGGCAGGTAGAAATACACCAGTGAATAAAATTATTTTAGAGAAAATTGCCTAATAAGGGAGTGACAATATTGGAATACGTGATTGAGATGCTTGGAATTCGCAAAGAGTTTGGTGGATTCGTAGCAAATAATAACATCACCCTCCAACTAAAAAAAGGCGAGATTCATGCACTGCTAGGAGAAAATGGTGCAGGTAAATCGACTTTAATGAACGTCCTTTTTGGTCTGTATCAGCCAGAGGGTGGAAAAATTCGTGTTCGTGGGAAAGCTGTTAAAATTACAAACCCGAATGTTGCCAATGATTTGGGGATTGGCATGGTGCATCAACACTTTATGTTGGTGGAAAACTTTACAGTAACAGAAAACATTATTTTAGGTTCAGAACCTACAAAAATGGGTGTAGTCAATATTAAAGATGCAGCGAAAAAGGTGCAAGCGCTTTCTGAGAAGTATGGGCTCGATGTAGATCCAAATGCAAAAATCGAAGACATCACTGTAGGAATGCAGCAACGTGTTGAGATTTTAAAAACGCTATATCGTGGCGCAGAAATTTTAATTTTCGATGAACCGACTGCTTCTTTAACGCCACAAGAAATTACAGAGCTTATTCAAATTATGCGCCGATTAATCGCTGAAGGTAAATCCATTATTTTAATTACACATAAGCTGAAAGAAATTATGGATGTATCTGATCGAGTGACAATTATTCGTAAAGGGGAAGGGATTGGTACGGTTGTAACGGCTGAAACAAACCCTGACCAATTAGCTGAATTAATGGTTGGTCGTCAGGTTGAGTTTAAAACAGAAAAAATAGATGCTAATCCAACCGAGGAAGTACTAACGATTGAGCAGTTAGTCGTAACAGACTACCGTAATATCGATAAAGTAAAAGGTCTTAACCTTAATGTTCGTAAAGGTGAAATTGTCGGAATTGCTGGTATTGATGGTAATGGTCAATCAGAGCTAATCGAGGCAATTACGGGTTTACGTAAAGTGAAAAGCGGTACGGTAAAGCTTAACGGCAAAGATGTAACAAACATGAAACCACGTAAAATTACAGAACAAGGTGTAGGGCATATTCCACAAGACCGTCATAAGCATGGACTAGTGTTAGATTTCCCAATCGGTCACAATATTGCACTCCAAACATATTATCAACCACCGATTGCTAAAGGCTTTGTAATGGATTATAAAAAGGTATCGGAAAAAGCGAAACAAGTTATTCAAGAATATGATGTGCGTACAGGGAATGGCGAGATGACGCCTGCACGAGCACTTTCGGGTGGTAACCAGCAAAAAGCGATTATTGGTCGTGAAATTGACCGAGATCCAGATCTACTGATTGCAGCACTTCCGACACGTGGGCTAGACGTAGGGGCAATTGAATTTATCCACTCTCGACTAATCGAGCAGCGTGATAAAGGGAAAGCCGTATTATTAATTTCGTTTGAGTTAGATGAAGTAATGAATGTTTCAGACCGAATCGCTGTTATTTATGACGGTCAAATTGTGGATGAGCTAAATCCAAAAGAAACAACAGAGCAAGAGCTTGGTCTATTAATGGCGGGACAAAGTAAAAAAAATAGCACAAATATAGCGAAGGAGGGGAACGACTAATGTCAAATCGTGTCATTAATATACTCGTTCCTATCATCTCAATCATTATCGGTTTAATTGTTGGTGCTATCGTAATGGTAGTCAGCGGCTATGACCCAATCCAAGGTTATAGTGCTCTTTGGACAGGTATTTTTGGAGATTCATATTCAATCGGGAACACAATTCGTCAAATAACACCGTATATTTTAGCAGGTCTAGCGGTAGCATTTGCCTTCCGTACTGGCTTATTCAACATCGGGGTTGAAGGTCAGTTAATTTTAGGTTGGCTTGCAGCAGCATGGGTAGGCTATGCTTTTGAACTACCAAAAATTATTCACTTGCCATTGGCATTACTCGCTGCAGCAGCAGCAGGTGCATTTTGGGCCTTTATTGCAGGTTTCTTAAAAGCGAAATTTAAAGTTCATGAAGTAATTGCGACAATTATGCTAAACTATACAGCGCTTTATATTGCGAACGCTGTTATTAAAAAATTGTCAGATGGTAGCTTTAAAACAGAACGTGTACTTGAATCGGCTTCATTACGTTCTCCGTTTTTAAGAGAGCTTACAGACAACTCAAGTCTTCACTATGGGATTCTGATAGCACTTCTGATGGTAGTGGTAATGTGGTTTATTTTAGAAAAAACAACACGTGGTTATGAGTTAAAAGCAGTTGGTTTTAACCAACACGCGGCAGAATATGCTGGTATGAGTGTCAATAAAAACGTTATTTTAGCCATGACAATTTCAGGTATGTTTGCTGGTCTTGGTGGCGCGATGGAGGCACTTGGTACTTTCCAAAATGCATCCATTAAAGCAGGCTTCACAGGGATTGGTTTTGATGGTATCGCTGTTGCCTTACTTGGGGCAAATACACCACTTGGCGTAGTATTCGGGGCTTCTTTATTTGGTTCGTTAAAATATGGTGCTCTTAATATGCCGAATGCTGCAGGGATTCCAGAGGAAATCGTATCAATTATTATCGCCTTGATTATTTTCTTTGTAGCTTCAGGCTACGTTATTCGAGTAGGATTACAAAAGTTAAGTAAGAAAAAGGAGGGACAATAACATGAGCTTTTTAGAAATGTTATATTTCATCATCCCTTCTGCAATCCTTTATGCGACACCATTAATTTTCACTGCAATCGGTGGTGTATTCTCTGAACGTTCAGGTGTTGTTAACATCGGGCTAGAAGGTTTAATGATTGTCGGCGCATTTGTTGGTATTTTTGTCAATTTAGAATATGCATCACAATTAGGTTCCGCAACAGTATGGGTGGCAATGCTTGCAGCAGTGATTATCGGAGGAATTTTCTCCTTACTACATGCCGTCGCGGCAATCTCATTCCGTGCCGATCAAACGGTTTCTGGGGTAGCTATTAACTTACTTGGTTTAGCGGTTACAGTATTCTTAGTGAAAATGATTTATGATAAAGGTCAGACAGATATGATTGAACAACCAATTCGTCGTTTTGCTGTTCCTTACTTAGAGGATATTCCGTTCTTTGGACCATTATTATTCCATAACGTATATAGCACTTCGATTTTAGCCTTTGCTGTGGCAATAGGTGCTTGGTTTATCATTTATAAAACACCATTTGGTTTACGTTTACGTGCAGTAGGAGAACACCCAATGGCAGCTGATACAATGGGTGTAAACGTTAATAAAATGCGCTATATCGCTGTTGTTCTTTCAGGTGCACTTGGTGGTCTTGGTGGCGCGGTTTATGCACAAACAATTACAGGGAATTTCTCACATGCAACGATTGCTGGGCAAGGGTTCATGGCACTTGCGGCGATGATCTTTGGTAAATGGCATCCAATGGGAGCGTTAGGGGCAGCGTTATTCTTTGGTTTAGCCCAAACGTTAAGTATTGCAGGGAATCAAATTCCGTATGTGCAAGATATTCCAGCAGTATATTTACAAATTTTACCTTATGTCTTAACGATTTTAGCGTTAGCCGGATTTATTGGGAAAGCGAATGCACCAAAAGCAAGTGGTCAACCTTACATTAAAGGCAAACGATAAGTATCAGGCAACAGGTTTTATTCGTTGAATGACTGGACGAGGTTGGAAAGAAATGAAGCGAATAAAAAGACTGGGCAAACCAAGCCCAGTCTTTTGCCTTATACAGTAAATTTTTTCACTTTCCACATACATACTTTGGATTCTTTTTGCAATTATAGACAATAGACATGTATAGTATTTGTAGTACATTGTTATATTAAGAAAGATAGGAGGGTTTCATATGTTTAAAACAATACCTTTTGCAAAAGGTGTCAATTTGCATATCCGACAAACGACCCAATTTAAAACAGTAAATTTCTCGATAAAATGGAGAAGAGCATTAACAGCCAAATGTGCGTCTGAACGTACGGTGTTAACCAATGTATTGCAACATAGCAATGCAAAATATACAACAACTGCCGCTTTTCGTAGTTTTTTAGATGACCTTTATGGGACAGTGTTGTATTTTGATACATCAAAGCGTGGTAACGAGCATACGGTATTGATGAATATGGAAACCGTAAATGATCAATTTTTGGCGAATACAAGTGTATTAAATGAAGTGCTAGGTATCATGCATACAGCTATTTTTGAGCCGAATTTTGAAAACGGTGTATTTAAGGAATCAATAGTAGAACGCGAAAAGAAAATGGTCATCCAACGTATTGAATCCATTTTTGACGATAAATCTCGCTTTGCACAGATGCGTCTTCAGGAAATTCTACGTCCAAATGAGCCTGCCTCTATTTCAGCAAATGGGACAGTGGAAGACATCGAAAGTATTACACCAGCATCTTTAGTGGCAGCGTACGAATCAATGCTAACTACTGACAAAATCGATATTTATGTTGCAGGCGATATCAATGAAGAAGAGCTTGTTGCAAAACTGAAAAAGGCACTGCCTTTTAAAGATCGTATACCTGAAGAAATTCCAACTGTTGTGCCTCAAAAACACCCACAAAATGATTATGTACGCGAACAACAGGAAATGAAGCAAGGGAAATTGCATATTGGCTTTAGTACACCAGTGCGATTTGGTGATGCGGATTTTGCTAAAATGCAAATCTTTAATGGTGTTTTCGGTGGCTATCCACATGCCAAATTATTTATGAATGTTCGTGAAAAGGAAAGTTTGGCTTACTATGCTTCAAGCTCATATGCATCACATTATGGCTTATTATTTGTGGTATCTGGCATTGAGGCGAAAAATGAAGAAAAAGCACTAAATTTGATTAAAGAACAACTTGTGGCAATACAAGCAGGGAATATTACCGATTTAGAATTAGACCAAACGAAAGCGATGCTGACAAATCAGTTAAAGGAATCGCTTGATTCTGCGCGTGGTCAAATTGAAATTTTTGACCAATACAAAGATTTACCAGAGGAATTTTCTGTCGAAGCTTGGGCAACGAAGTGGCAAGCTGTGACAAAAGAAGATGTTGTCGACATGGCGAAGCAAGTGAAGTTAGAAGCGGTCTATTTCTTAAGTGGAAAGGAGCAAGCCGCACAATGAAAACAATTGAATTCAAACAATTAGATGAAACACTTTACTATGAAAAACTAGAAAATGGTTTAGATGTCTATATTTTACCAAAAAAAGGATTCTCAAAAACATTTGTAACGTTCACAACAAAGTACGGTTCTGTTGACCGCACATTTGTACCGCTTGGAGAATCGCAAAGCATTACAGTACCGGATGGCATTGCGCACTTTTTAGAGCATAAGATGTTTGAAAAAGAAGATGGCGATGTGTTCCAGAAATTTAGCGAATATGGTGCTTCAGCCAATGCTTTTACTTCTTTCACACGGACTGCGTATTTATTTTCATCAACAGATAATATTTATAAAAGCACTGAAACTTTATTGAATTTTGTTCAAGAGCCATACTTTACAGAGGCTACGGTTAATAAAGAAAAAGGGATCATTGGTCAGGAAATTACAATGTATGATGACCAACCGGATTGGCGCCTATACTTTGGCACAATTGAAAATATGTATCATACTCACCCAGTGAAAATTGATATTGCGGGGACAATCGAATCGATTGATGGCATTACAGCTGACCATCTATATACGTGCTACAATACGTTTTATCATCCATCTAATATGTTATTATTTGCTATTGGTGCCGTGGAGCCTGAAGAAATGATGGCGTTTATACGTGAAAATCAAGGCAAAAAAGAGTTCCCAGAGCCTACACCAATTCAGCGTTTCTTTGAGGAAGAGCCAACAGATGTTGCTGTAAAAGAACGCACATTGCACATGGATGTGCAAAAACCAAAGGTCTACATGGGCTTAAAAGCGAAAGACACGAATTTGTCTGGCCGTGAAATGTTACAACATGAGCTATCCGTACAAATTGCATTAGAGCTTATTTTTGGGCGAACTTCAAGCTTTTATGAACGCGTTTATGATGAAGGCTTGATTGATGAATCGTATGCGTTTGACTTTACGTTAGAAAAAGGTTTTGGCTTTGCATTGATTGGCTCTGATTCTACAGAACCTGATGCATTAGCAAAAGCGATTAAAGCGGAATTAGAAAAATACGAACAA
This DNA window, taken from Lysinibacillus sp. FSL M8-0337, encodes the following:
- a CDS encoding GntR family transcriptional regulator: MTIKADHRHLYLQVIDRLKSDIETGVFKENEKLPSEFELSKSLGVSRATLREALRLLEEENVIVRRHGVGTFVNPKPLFTSGIEHLSSISSMIETAGMEPGSKFLKATENIPSDEDLKRFQCDGEDKILTIERVRTADGEPVVYCIDKLPASFLPTDFVDKKEVSLFSALEQSGKIHVAYAVTYIDPVGYHEQASPILNCGRETALLVLKQLHYDDNDQVVLYSKNYFRADKFSFHVVRKRV
- a CDS encoding BMP family protein: MKKRKFGLVLSSVLAASAILGACGTKDEEKPAKDNASSGDNNTEETFSVAMVTDVGGVDDKSFNQSAWEGVQAYGKEHNLKKGEGGFDYLQSSSDADYETNLNNLLRRNFDLVFGIGFMMADAVEAVAADNPDKHFALIDAEVKADNVVSILFKEQEGAFLAGVAAAKMSKTGKIGFVGGVDIPVINRFEAGFVEGAKAVNPDIEIQRNYTGAFDKADLGKIAANSMYSSGVDIIFHAAGATGNGVFSEAKERKAKDPKANVWVIGVDADQYDEGKVDDKTNVTLTSMLKGVNAAVVDFSNKAKNGEFPGGTTVVYGLAEDGVKLADSRGAIPADVQAVIDEYKEKIASGEIVVPEKVEK
- a CDS encoding ABC transporter ATP-binding protein, producing the protein MEYVIEMLGIRKEFGGFVANNNITLQLKKGEIHALLGENGAGKSTLMNVLFGLYQPEGGKIRVRGKAVKITNPNVANDLGIGMVHQHFMLVENFTVTENIILGSEPTKMGVVNIKDAAKKVQALSEKYGLDVDPNAKIEDITVGMQQRVEILKTLYRGAEILIFDEPTASLTPQEITELIQIMRRLIAEGKSIILITHKLKEIMDVSDRVTIIRKGEGIGTVVTAETNPDQLAELMVGRQVEFKTEKIDANPTEEVLTIEQLVVTDYRNIDKVKGLNLNVRKGEIVGIAGIDGNGQSELIEAITGLRKVKSGTVKLNGKDVTNMKPRKITEQGVGHIPQDRHKHGLVLDFPIGHNIALQTYYQPPIAKGFVMDYKKVSEKAKQVIQEYDVRTGNGEMTPARALSGGNQQKAIIGREIDRDPDLLIAALPTRGLDVGAIEFIHSRLIEQRDKGKAVLLISFELDEVMNVSDRIAVIYDGQIVDELNPKETTEQELGLLMAGQSKKNSTNIAKEGND
- a CDS encoding ABC transporter permease codes for the protein MSNRVINILVPIISIIIGLIVGAIVMVVSGYDPIQGYSALWTGIFGDSYSIGNTIRQITPYILAGLAVAFAFRTGLFNIGVEGQLILGWLAAAWVGYAFELPKIIHLPLALLAAAAAGAFWAFIAGFLKAKFKVHEVIATIMLNYTALYIANAVIKKLSDGSFKTERVLESASLRSPFLRELTDNSSLHYGILIALLMVVVMWFILEKTTRGYELKAVGFNQHAAEYAGMSVNKNVILAMTISGMFAGLGGAMEALGTFQNASIKAGFTGIGFDGIAVALLGANTPLGVVFGASLFGSLKYGALNMPNAAGIPEEIVSIIIALIIFFVASGYVIRVGLQKLSKKKEGQ
- a CDS encoding ABC transporter permease, with the protein product MSFLEMLYFIIPSAILYATPLIFTAIGGVFSERSGVVNIGLEGLMIVGAFVGIFVNLEYASQLGSATVWVAMLAAVIIGGIFSLLHAVAAISFRADQTVSGVAINLLGLAVTVFLVKMIYDKGQTDMIEQPIRRFAVPYLEDIPFFGPLLFHNVYSTSILAFAVAIGAWFIIYKTPFGLRLRAVGEHPMAADTMGVNVNKMRYIAVVLSGALGGLGGAVYAQTITGNFSHATIAGQGFMALAAMIFGKWHPMGALGAALFFGLAQTLSIAGNQIPYVQDIPAVYLQILPYVLTILALAGFIGKANAPKASGQPYIKGKR
- a CDS encoding pitrilysin family protein; translation: MFKTIPFAKGVNLHIRQTTQFKTVNFSIKWRRALTAKCASERTVLTNVLQHSNAKYTTTAAFRSFLDDLYGTVLYFDTSKRGNEHTVLMNMETVNDQFLANTSVLNEVLGIMHTAIFEPNFENGVFKESIVEREKKMVIQRIESIFDDKSRFAQMRLQEILRPNEPASISANGTVEDIESITPASLVAAYESMLTTDKIDIYVAGDINEEELVAKLKKALPFKDRIPEEIPTVVPQKHPQNDYVREQQEMKQGKLHIGFSTPVRFGDADFAKMQIFNGVFGGYPHAKLFMNVREKESLAYYASSSYASHYGLLFVVSGIEAKNEEKALNLIKEQLVAIQAGNITDLELDQTKAMLTNQLKESLDSARGQIEIFDQYKDLPEEFSVEAWATKWQAVTKEDVVDMAKQVKLEAVYFLSGKEQAAQ
- a CDS encoding pitrilysin family protein, with protein sequence MKTIEFKQLDETLYYEKLENGLDVYILPKKGFSKTFVTFTTKYGSVDRTFVPLGESQSITVPDGIAHFLEHKMFEKEDGDVFQKFSEYGASANAFTSFTRTAYLFSSTDNIYKSTETLLNFVQEPYFTEATVNKEKGIIGQEITMYDDQPDWRLYFGTIENMYHTHPVKIDIAGTIESIDGITADHLYTCYNTFYHPSNMLLFAIGAVEPEEMMAFIRENQGKKEFPEPTPIQRFFEEEPTDVAVKERTLHMDVQKPKVYMGLKAKDTNLSGREMLQHELSVQIALELIFGRTSSFYERVYDEGLIDESYAFDFTLEKGFGFALIGSDSTEPDALAKAIKAELEKYEQGAQFASADLERIKRKKIGFFLRALNSIEFIANQFTRYSFNEMNLFDVVPVLEELTIEDLTKAFASIQGESQQTVFKVLPTEKGA